The proteins below come from a single Micromonospora citrea genomic window:
- a CDS encoding FecCD family ABC transporter permease, translating to MSALVAVAARPTPRRPAVPVLVAALAGAAGLTLVLGLPADAEVARVVLWELRVPRLLLALLGGAAVGAAGLLMQTALRNPLASPELLGVSTGGALAAAAVVVWALPVPAAVQPLVALAGALCGGAICLAAAGAGRGPGAVLLIGAAVSTALQAVLLAVLAAADRLQYDTLFRYLVGSLSGVTWAHAQLTLPWLLACVPLTVLASPALGVLRLGDEAAAALGLRVGRARLVALGLAAVLVAAVVGPCGPIAWIGFVAPHAARRLRPTADARLLLPWAAAFGALFTTVADLAARHVFAPAETPLGAWTAAVGIVAGLVMLARRGRS from the coding sequence GTGAGCGCGCTGGTAGCGGTCGCGGCACGACCGACGCCGCGCCGGCCCGCGGTGCCGGTGCTGGTGGCCGCCCTCGCCGGCGCGGCCGGGCTGACCCTGGTCCTGGGCCTGCCGGCGGACGCGGAGGTCGCGCGGGTCGTGCTGTGGGAGCTGCGCGTGCCCCGGCTGCTGCTGGCGCTGCTGGGGGGCGCGGCCGTCGGGGCCGCCGGCCTGCTGATGCAGACCGCGCTGCGCAATCCGCTGGCCTCACCGGAGCTGTTGGGGGTCTCCACCGGTGGGGCCCTGGCGGCGGCGGCGGTGGTCGTCTGGGCGTTGCCGGTCCCCGCGGCGGTCCAGCCGTTGGTGGCGCTGGCCGGCGCGCTGTGCGGCGGCGCGATCTGCCTGGCGGCTGCCGGCGCGGGCCGGGGCCCCGGCGCGGTGCTGCTGATCGGCGCGGCGGTCTCGACCGCCCTGCAGGCGGTGCTCCTGGCCGTGCTGGCCGCCGCCGACCGGCTGCAGTACGACACGCTGTTCCGGTATCTGGTGGGCAGCCTCAGCGGTGTCACCTGGGCCCACGCCCAGCTGACGCTGCCCTGGCTGCTGGCCTGCGTCCCGCTGACGGTGCTGGCGTCGCCCGCGCTGGGGGTGCTGCGCCTGGGCGACGAGGCGGCGGCGGCGCTCGGGCTGCGGGTGGGACGGGCCCGGTTGGTCGCGCTGGGGCTCGCCGCCGTCCTGGTGGCCGCCGTGGTGGGGCCCTGCGGACCGATCGCCTGGATCGGCTTCGTCGCGCCGCACGCGGCCAGGAGACTGCGCCCGACCGCCGACGCGCGGCTCCTGCTGCCCTGGGCGGCGGCGTTCGGCGCGCTGTTCACGACGGTCGCCGACCTCGCCGCGCGGCACGTCTTCGC